TGTGGGGATTGGGTTTTTGTTTGCTATTTCGTTACATGGGGCGATGAAATACGCGATTGGACCGCGTCGGGAAATTGGTGCGCGGACAATTTTCAATGCGCTGGGACCGCTGAGCAATCCAGCGGGTGCAACGCGGCAGGTGGTCGGTGTGTACAGCGCGGCATTGACCGAGACACTTGCAGGTGTTTTGGGGACTCTGGGATCGGAGCGGGCGTTTGTGGTTCACGGTTCGGATGGTTTAGATGAGATGACCTTGACGGGTCCGACGAGGGTGAGTGAATTGAAGAATGGATCGGTTTCGACGTATGACGTATCACCTGGGGACTTTGGGCTGATGCAGGCTCCAGCCGATGCGCTAAAAGGTGGAGATGCCGATTATAATGCGGAGATTACGCGGTCGATTCTGAATGGTGAAGAAGGTCCTCGGCGAGATATTGTGTTGTTGAATGCGGCGGCGGCAATTGTGGCGGGCGATAAGGCGCGTGATCTCAATGAAGGCGTGCAGGTCGCGGCTGAAGTGATTGATTCGGGTAAGGCGTTGGAGAAGTTGGAGGGTCTGGTCGCGGCGAGTCGGGAATGATTCTGGAGGTGAAGTAAAATGGCTCTCTCTGTAGGTGTTGCTGGTTTGCGATTTGGCATGTCCTGGGCACGGGTGTTTGATGCGTATGACGAGACTGATTTGGTCGCTGTTTGTGATATCCAACAGGAGAGACGGGACGAGGCAAAAGAGCAGTTGGGTGTCGATGTTTGTTATGCGGCTTTTGATGGTCTGGTCGCCGATGAACGGATTGATGCGGTGGCTATTTTTACGCCCGCGCCGCTTCATGCAGAACATGTGATTCGAGCGATTCGGGCCGGTAAGCACGTTTTGTGTGCCGTGCCCGCTGCGCTGACTATGGATGAGGCAAAGGCATTGGTCGAGGTTGTTTCAGAAAGTGACCGCATTTATATGATGGCAGAGAATTGGGTTTATGAGCCCAGTGTGGTGCGTGCGAGGTCGCTTTATGAGTCGCAGAAACTGGGGCGTATTTACTATGCCGAGGCCGAGTATATTCACGGTCTAAAAGCGTTGAGGCGACATCCCGATGGACGGCCTACCTGGCGGAATAGTTTACA
This DNA window, taken from Gemmatimonadota bacterium, encodes the following:
- the trpD gene encoding anthranilate phosphoribosyltransferase, with translation MNIQEAIAKAIEGADLSRGEMTDAMDQIMSGEATDAQIGAFLIALRVKGESVDEIAGAASVMREKATPIATKHDVIVDTCGTGGDHSGTFNISTTAAFVAAGAGLCVAKHGNRAATSQCGSADVLGALGVNIEASPETVSRCLDDVGIGFLFAISLHGAMKYAIGPRREIGARTIFNALGPLSNPAGATRQVVGVYSAALTETLAGVLGTLGSERAFVVHGSDGLDEMTLTGPTRVSELKNGSVSTYDVSPGDFGLMQAPADALKGGDADYNAEITRSILNGEEGPRRDIVLLNAAAAIVAGDKARDLNEGVQVAAEVIDSGKALEKLEGLVAASRE